Below is a window of Longimicrobiaceae bacterium DNA.
TCCGCGAGGACCTGTACTTCCGCCTGCACGTGATCCCCCTGCACCTCCCTCCCCTGCGCGAGCGGCGCGAGGACGTCCCGCTGCTGGTGGAGCACTTCCTGGCCCGGAACCGCGCCCGCACCGGGCTCCGCCCACCGCGGATCGCCCCCTCCGCCCTGGAGGCGCTGGCCCGCCAGCCCTGGCCGGGGAACGTGCGCGAGCTGGCGAACATCGTGGAGCGGCTGACGATCCTGCACGCCGGCTCGGAGGTGGGCGTCGCGGAGATCCGCGCGCTCCTGGCGGGCGCCGCGGTGGGATCCGGGCCGGAGGGCTTCCGGGACGACGACGAGGGGTCGCTCGCCGACCGCCTGGACGGGTACGAGAAGTTCCTGCTGCTGCAGGCGCTGGAAGCGGGGGACGGGAGCATGGCCGAGGCGGCGCGCCGGCTCCAGACCGACCGCGCCAACCTGTACCGGCGGATGCGGCGCCTGGGGATCGAGCGGTGAGTCCCCGGGCGCGCCGCAGGGAGACACGTTCGCGTGTCCGTCCGACACGAAATCCGCGCGCCCCCGCGGGACGCAAATTCCCAAGTGCTTGGTAAACAACAACCTGGAAGAGGAGCGGGATCCGGCATGCCCCCTGCCCTGTGCAGGGGCACGACGAGTTGGACTCAGCTTCCCTTCCCAGAGGACCAGGACCCATGCGCAGCTCCCTCGTAGCCCTCTCCGCCCTGCTCCTCGCCGCGGCGCCCTCCGCCGCGCAGGAGCCCGGGGCTCCCACCGCCCAGGCCGACACCGTCCGCCGGATGGACCTCCCGCCCGAAGTGGCCGAGGAGGTCGTGGCGTTCTTCAACGACCGGCGCACGCTGCACTTCAGCGGGCGGACCCGCATCCCCGAGGACCGCTCCATCACCGGCGACGTGGCCGTGCTCCGCGGGCCGCTCTCCATCGCCGGGCGCGTGGAGGGCCGGGTGGTGGTCATCAACGGCGACGTGGAGCTCTCTCCCGGCGCGGTGGTGGACGGCGACCTCACCGTGATCGGAGGGCGCGTCGAGGGGCTGGACGAGGCGCGCGTCGCCGGGGAGGTCCGCAGCTACTCCGAGCCGCTCCGCTACCACCACCGGGGCGACCGTATCGTCCGCGCGGACCGCGAGCGGCCCGGGCGGCGGGAGGAGCGCGCGGAGGGCGCGGCCCGCAGGGGGCGCGCCACCTTCCTGGTGACCACCGGCGAAAGCTACAACCGCGTGGAGGGGCTGCCGATCCTCTTCGGGCCGGTGATCGAGACCCCCGGCTCGAACCCGTTCCGCCTGCGCGCGCTGGCCGTGTACCGCACCGAGAACGGGCCCTTCCTCCGCACGGAGCGGTGGGGGCACGACGTGAGCGCCGAGCAGTTCTTCGGCGGGCGGCGCGAGCTGCGCGTGGGCGCGGGGGTCCACTCGGTGGTGGCCCCGGTGGAGGACTGGCACGTGAGCGACAGGGAGAACGGCCTCTCCACCTTCCTCTTCCACCGCGACTTCCGCGACCACTACGAGCGGAAGGGGTGGAGCGCGTACGCCGGCGTCGATCCGCGGGGGCTCCCCGTCTCCCTCACCGCCGGGTACCGCTCCGAGCGCCACCAGACCCTCCCGGTGGGCGACCCCTGGACCATCTTCGACAACGGCGACCCCTGGCGGCCGCAGCCGCTGGTGGCGGAGGGGCGGCTGAGCAGCCTCTTCGCCACGGCGAAGCTGGACACCCGCAACGACTCCCGCGAGCCCTCCACCGGGTGGCTGGTGCGGGGTGAGGTGGAGCACGCCCTGGACGACGACCTGGTGCGCCCGGCGGCGATCGCGACGAGCTTCACCCCCCCGGGTGGCCCGCTCGTCGTGCCGG
It encodes the following:
- a CDS encoding polymer-forming cytoskeletal protein, which codes for MRSSLVALSALLLAAAPSAAQEPGAPTAQADTVRRMDLPPEVAEEVVAFFNDRRTLHFSGRTRIPEDRSITGDVAVLRGPLSIAGRVEGRVVVINGDVELSPGAVVDGDLTVIGGRVEGLDEARVAGEVRSYSEPLRYHHRGDRIVRADRERPGRREERAEGAARRGRATFLVTTGESYNRVEGLPILFGPVIETPGSNPFRLRALAVYRTENGPFLRTERWGHDVSAEQFFGGRRELRVGAGVHSVVAPVEDWHVSDRENGLSTFLFHRDFRDHYERKGWSAYAGVDPRGLPVSLTAGYRSERHQTLPVGDPWTIFDNGDPWRPQPLVAEGRLSSLFATAKLDTRNDSREPSTGWLVRGEVEHALDDDLVRPAAIATSFTPPGGPLVVPAQAYGAFTTGLLDVRRYNRIDADSRLNLRLLVGGSLDGSPLPPQRQHALGGEGSLPGYSLFEFDCGARSGRVALPGDAASADPVAFFTRYGCDRMALVQAEYRGNLSFRFNWSGRGWWDDDEDGPRYRESVNADLDWVLFADAGRGWAGRGAVGEQTGVDAGFGLLFDELGVYAAVPLRGGSGVNLFVRLGSRF